TCAGCCACGCCCTTCCCGCCCGACCAAGCCCCGCCCACGCATACCTGCAGTGGCGTAACTCGACACCGGCGGTCCCTCGAACCCAAGCGCTGTTCAGACCCAATCATCTGCGGCCGTGGCTCTGACACGCTTCAGTCAAGTATCTCACCGACTTTATTAATCATAGAAGACTTTTAAAGCCAGATATATCTGAAGAGCCCAACTAACTCATCACTAATGAGAGAACATCTTGAgtttacatgcaaataaaactCCCAGAGAGACGCTTTAGTTTTGATGTCATTTATTTCCACAACATGATACATTAATATGGTGTAAAAATGAGTGCGTTTAGTGGTTGAAACACCTTTCTGTGAGAAATAACATTCCCGTGTTTGATATCTGAAGCTTATGCTTTAGCAGGGATTCCTCGTGTAGGCGAGCGTCTGAAACGCTCCACGCAAGTACGCAAAGTCTCTTAGCAAAGCAAGCTCTGTTCATGCATCACAGCGCTCCGCTAGTCATAATGCATTGCGAGTGCGTTCGGGATCTCCAGCGCGGCTAGAAGAGGGCGTTAGTGCGAGTCGTTTGTCTTCTAACGTTTCCCAAGGAATCACGGAGGAGAAATGGGTTTTTTGGACGGCGTTGCATTTACTGGGTCACTTTCACAATGTGGGAtttctttaaagtaaaaataagcaAGGGACtgtattttaccatttaaaaatcaatccGAGAAGCGGCTGTTTTACGCCAAAAGGTCTCCAAAACTTTAAAACACTGAAGCGGAGTCAAGGTTAATTCAATACTGATATTGTGAAGCGGTTTCGTTATCAAGTAAAATTtcaatgttaaatgtattttgttaaccttttttataataaacgtTTAGCATTAAATCAATGGATTCCGATCAAGTAAAGGTCAGTCGTATCTCCAGATCAACTCTTACTGATTCTCCATCAATCGTTTTCAtcaggatcttttgaggagcttcCTCCAAAACATCTCGCATCTTCTGAGGAGACTTTATTTCCTCAGCATCATTTACCGGAGATACAGAGCGACTAATATACTTAGATGATTTCAGAAAGATCTCACTGATTCACAAGCATCACTATCTCCTCATAGGGATATCAGCGTTCGAggcaaattcatatttttactttctcaTCACTATATAAGCCATAAACACCAGATggaaaaaatcaaatgaaacgCATGAgatctaaatacattttgtataaaggtttaaaaaaaatggacattAAACAAAACCGCGTAAATGTGGTATTTATACACGTTGAATAGTTTTCAGCTGTCCTCGCCAGCACGGATCATGTTGAGTTTGTACAGAAGCAGCACGCGTTTGCGTCCTCACGCAGGGACTCTTTCAGACGGCAGGGTTGAACTGAAGGAGACTAGAAAAGGCCCGTTCCGCTCTCCTTTACAGAAGCACAGCGAGCATTACAACATCCCCACCGAGCATCACGATGGAAGATGACGGATCAGCCAGAGCCACGCGCTCTCCGGCAGCGGAAAATTCGCTCGAAATTTCTTGGGGAgggagaactttttttttctctcaaaggaTCCAATTTCCCCAAGCGTGCGAATGAGCGGGGGGTTCGAAATGAGACGCGCTGAATCCAGGTCACGCGCGCGAAGACGGATCTGAGCGTGACACGTGAACActgagtgagagtgtgttagTGTGAGGCGGACGCATGCTTCGTTCAGCGCCGTTCGTTCATCTCGCCCCGCTTTTTAGTGTTACGTTGGCCTGTGTTTCTCTTCTCTTGTTTGCAtcagtaaatacacacacacacacacacacacacacacacacacacctgctgtcCGTCACAGCCGTTCTGCTCCGTCATTGGTGGGGAACCTCGGGGGCGGGTTTCTTTTTCAGAGTGTCTATAATTGATTGGACGCCGCGCTTGACGCTGGACGTTACGCGGCGGGTGACGGAGTCGGTAGGGGGCGGAGTCAAGGAGCCGGACTTCCCCAGACACTTCTGATACCGCAGctagaggaaaaaaacacaggtTTAGCTCTTAAACGACTAGAGAACCGTGTGTGATCTGTGCAATTTATGTACGGAAAAGAAACTCTTTCAGCTTGTAAAAACGCACTGGTTTGTGAGCAAACATGGTTTCTGGAGTTCTCTTTAGTGATTGAGAAAACGCTCAATTTCTTGTTTCGTGACGAGTTTGAGGAAAATGAAGTGAAGTTGTCGGAGGGAGCATTTTTACTGTGCAACACAAACACCACCAAAGTTTCGTGAGCTTGAGAGAAAGCAAAACATTTGAGTTGAGCCATTTTTCATTCAACTGCATTTAATTGTTTCCTCAAGAAGCGGCTCGCTTGTAAGACCACataccaaactttttttttttggtaacaaaATGCCTCAATGTTTGCATTCCGTTCAGAAATATTTTGATAAGTCTCAAAATGTTTCTTCATTTCAATTTTGCACaatgattgcatttattattgaaCTTTTTCTTCATCTGCTAACAAATTCTGTTCCCTAAAGAAACCGTTAGTTTGCAAAACTTTTTCATTCCCTTGAGAAACATTACAAAACCTGTCAACTCCCAAAACTGTTCCTTGGGAAATGTTCAAACTGATAACAATgagtattacaataaaatttgcattcgcttacaaaaatgttgttaattcaaaatatagaaATTTCCACTGTTGCACCAAACGTTTATCTCCCACAATGCTCACatctgtaaacaaacacttgCGTTCCCTCACAACAAAACTTTTATAAGCTCACAAAATGATCTGAATTTGTTTGCATCAGCTCTAGAAACTCTGCGTTCATTCATCTCAAGAAACCAAAACTCAAAaccaattatatataaatgatttggtATTTCTAATGATATTtaagctaaaatgtaaatatgtgaaCCTGGAGCAAGCGAGCAGTAAGTAGCATGGGTGTAACAGCCAAAAAGACATtcatatcctaatgatttttttatgtgaaaaaacCCCAacccaaaatgtattaaaatgggtttttttattagtaatatgcattgctgcaTTTGAACAGGTTTAAGGGCTATTcactaaatatttagatttttctgcaAGTTTTctaaatagttgtatctcaacTAAATATCACCCTATCCTAACAAAAAGCTCATTTACTCTGATTATGTAtgcatctaaaatgtaaaaagcgaAGTTTTGCGTTACTCGATAAACTTCACGCTTTGTTTCAGAAGGTGTTCCTTCACGAGACGTTGATGTTTGATGTCACTCACCACGCAGGCCGACTGCACGGCCTCCGACACGCTCCCGGCGTTGGGTTCGCACCAGAACACGTGACACTGGAAGTGCTGGTTCCCCGTGTCCATGATGAACGCAAACGTATGGACGTCTCGCCCCACGCCCATAAAAGACAGGAAGCGCACGCGGCACTCCACTATgacttcctcctcttcttcctgtCCGTGCAGAAATGATCGCAATAAACGTCACGTCACCGGCTCTGAAATACTTTCACAAGCCTATGAATGTTTCATCAGAGTCCAGGCAGAAAGAGAAGAGCACAGTTAGGATTTCTATAAAGTGATTGTCCTGGTGTTAAAAACTCTATATGCAGGTTAGTTAGACTTTAACGGTCATTTATGTTAAGTTATTGTCAAGTTATTGTTATTAAGTTTGCATTAGCCTTCAGTTTATTAGCCCAAAACACGCACACTCCAGAAACGTCGCCTTACTTTTGCATTCGCTTCTAAATGCTTTTACCGTCAGACTTTGTGTTAGCTCGCAAAATGCTTTTGAGCAACTCtgcatttactttaaaagctgtggagttaaaaaaaaaaacttgcatctGTTCacgaaaaaaaaactcaaatgaatatattttagctttaaaatcTAGCATTCCTTTGAGAAAAGGAgattaaatgtttgcttttgaacATATTCTGCAGAGCTGCTAAAGAGAACGAAGCGTTACGTACAGCGTTTTATAACTTGCATCAGGTACTTGAGAAATGTGTTTAATCGTTACGTTAAGCATGTAAATGTCAGAAGCGTCTAattcagaatacattttttcGTCTCTAGATGACATTTCATCTAGTTACTTATGGGATCTGATGCTGTCTCAAAGCAGAAAAATAGCAAAGCAAAGTGTAAGTTAGCGTCACCTTTTCTTTGATGACAGTAATGGTGGCGTCTGCGACGTTGAGCAGGACGGGGGTCCAGTCCTCTTTCCCTGCGGAGGACATCAGACTCTCTATCGCTCCATTGATCATGTCCATCCCTGAAACACACCGTTTGAGAAGAGCATTATAGTCCCTTTACTGTAACAACTAATGCTGTAGAAATGAGCCTCCAAAACCGAGTGAGCAGAGACTGTCAGCATCCTAACAGAGATCCatcaatcaatcgatcaatcaatcatttttatttatatagcgcttttaacaactcaggttgcatcaaagcccCGATGACTCGGGAGCGACTGACTGACTTTGTCaagttattgtaaaaaaaaaaatatttggatgcACGCAATGCAGGtatcataaaaatgcatgaagtgTACGTGTGCATGCTGCAAAGTCAATAACATCATGCTTTCTCCCATTGAGCTGGGCCAATACGACCGATACttgattttcaaacagttgtaAATATTGgataaatcatttgtttttcaactttGTTGAGTCTTACTCATTTAGGGTCATGTATGTGCAAAGATTTGACACACGGACGTGTTTTAGAAAGACTGTACAACTTTTGTTAGGGCTTCTGTGTAGGGCTCGCTTTGACCCGCACTCGATTTTCAAACTGCTCAAAATACTTGGTAACCAACTATTTCTTCTTGAAATTTGGtgagtatttattatttaggatCATGAACGTGATAGTAATAGTTTCAACACACAGATGTCTTTTGGAAAGgctatacacattttttaagaCTCTTGTGTTGGCGTTAATCTGACCCAAACTCAATATTCAAACGGCTTGAAATACTgtataaactatttatttcttCGTAAAATCTGATGAATATGTTTAATGTTGGGTGTTGAGTGTGCATGCAAAGTTTCGACACACAGATATGTTTTGGAAAGGCTGTACAAATGTTGTCAGGAGTTTTGTAACAAAGTCAGTTTGATACTCACTTGATATTTAAACAGCTTGAAAGATGGattaactatatttattttgtcttgatATTTTgggaaatatttcttatttaggCTCATAACTGTGCATGCAAAATTTAatgcacaaatgtgtttttggaaaGGCTGTACACATCATGAAAAGACTTTTGTGTTTGGTTCAGTTTGACCCATGCTTGATTGTCAAACCGCTTGAAATACTggttaaactatttatttcGTCTCGAAATTTGGTGAATATTTTGCATTCTGTATTATGAAAGTGCATGTAAAGTTTTAACACACGGATGCGTTTTGGAAAGTGCGTACGCATTTTCTTACAAGTTCAGCGTTGGAATCGTATCAACTGCCCCATTGGTTTCTATGCACTTCGctaaaaataaactttccaAAACATCAGGTAAAACAATTACGGTAATTTATCAATcactaaaatatgaaatacatgtgaactaaatgtaatttaagaCTCAATgtctttcttaaaaaaatcgGCAAAAGTGTTTTGGATCTCAATTACTATACAGCACTGAAACAAATAGAGAAATAAAGAGGCAGGGCATGTACAAAAAGCAATACTACTTGCATGAAATACAGCTAATATTTGTAGTTCAGATAATAGTTGTACCTTGGTGTACAAATAGTTACTACAAGTAATTGTGATTGgtcaattttcatatttttactcTCTAAAAAAAGCTACAATCAAGATtttcttaattcttaattttttctaAGTTCTGTTAATTTCTGTAATGCTTCCAAGCAGCTTCACattgataaaaagaaaactaatgGTGTTAAAAAATGTGAGTTCAATTTCAGCTTTACAGAACACAAAGGTGTCATTACCCAGCCCTTTGTTTGGTCGATGGCATAAAATAAGTAACCGGTTTCATTTAGTAtttgttgtggtgtgtgtgtttcacctATAGGTCGCAGCACTGACGTCATTCCCAGGTAAAGCACGTGGAAACTGTGTTGCAGGTCAGTCTTCGGTGTTGGAAACTCTACTGAGGAAACACACAGATGAGAAACATCACGCAGAAGATTTCGCTCCGGCGAGGGGATTGCATTCGTATAGAGCGGGATCCTCTGGCATGATAAAAACAGAGCAATGCGTCCCCCAGGAGCCCAGAAAGCCTGCGCCGCGCGCTCTGCATTATAAAACAGGCGTTTGAAGCCGCTGTAAAGTGTGACGGAGATGAGACGGATGTAAATGCAGCGGCGGCGTGATCCTCTGATCTGTAACACGGCCAATTTAATTGCGTTTTAATGGGTCAGGA
Above is a genomic segment from Puntigrus tetrazona isolate hp1 unplaced genomic scaffold, ASM1883169v1 S000000769, whole genome shotgun sequence containing:
- the LOC122335387 gene encoding amyloid-beta A4 precursor protein-binding family B member 2-like isoform X6, which gives rise to MADRRSVGPVAGSSSQISSDVPLRVEFPTPKTDLQHSFHVLYLGMTSVLRPIGMDMINGAIESLMSSAGKEDWTPVLLNVADATITVIKEKEEEEEVIVECRVRFLSFMGVGRDVHTFAFIMDTGNQHFQCHVFWCEPNAGSVSEAVQSACVLRYQKCLGKSGSLTPPPTDSVTRRVTSSVKRGVQSIIDTLKKKPAPEVPHQ